Proteins encoded together in one Mobula birostris isolate sMobBir1 chromosome 9, sMobBir1.hap1, whole genome shotgun sequence window:
- the LOC140203461 gene encoding protein PERCC1, producing the protein MAAGVIKNMSDFRLAQAFQLPFLNLDVHQDTDFQETSEEEEELEDNSEEQNSGSIRKCPGGENCSATHQSFTPVAKSTKTTLQLLRFTELINNDIQKYFGRKSKDDDPDSCNIYEDRFYSGKSGRELYYADLIKIAQDGDQEEEEPNVSLLQPKEIDTQALELICDRESIKKLGPLAELFEYGLYKYMKPSTLNRRDNRMQKLDQKYANVIPMHRRKLPSSFWKEPVSLVPSCILHTSTPDFSDLLANWTSESNGQELQVTREISTEINRQSLESEPYQVV; encoded by the coding sequence ATGGCAGCAGGTGTGATAAAGAACATGTCTGATTTTAGACTAGCGCAAGCCTTTCAGCTTCCTTTTCTAAATCTCGATGTTCACCAGGACACGGATTTCCAGGAAACATCTGAGGAAGAGGAAGAACTAGAAGATAACAGTGAAGAACAGAATTCAGGAAGCATTAGGAAATGCCCTGGAGGTGAAAACTGCAGTGCAACGCACCAGTCATTTACACCTGTAGCAAAGAGCACCAAAACCACGTTGCAGCTACTAAGGTTTACTGAGTTAATCAACAATGATATTCAGAAGTACTTTGGTAGGAAAAGCAAAGATGATGATCCTGATTCTTGCAATATCTACGAAGACAGGTTTTATTCCGGTAAATCAGGTAGAGAGCTGTACTATGCAGACCTCATAAAAATTGCACAAGATGGAGATCAAGAAGAGGAGGAACCAAATGTATCTTTACTGCAACCCAAAGAAATAGACACTCAGGCACTGGAATTAATCTGTGACAGAGAAAGTATTAAAAAATTAGGTCCCCTGGCAGAACTTTTTGAATATGGTTTGTACAAATACATGAAACCATCAACCTTGAACAGGAGAGACAACAGGATGCAAAAACTGGATCAAAAGTATGCCAATGTAATCCCAATGCACAGACGAAAGCTTCCTTCATCTTTTTGGAAAGAGCCTGTTTCTCTTGTGCCTAGCTGCATCCTTCATACTAGCACACCTGATTTTAGTGATCTTTTAGCCAATTGGACTTCAGAATCAAATGGACAAGAACTCCAAGTTACTAGAGAAATCTCAACTGAAATAAATAGACAGTCACTGGAATCTGAACCTTATCAGGTTGTATAG